From Halorientalis litorea:
GGGTTGGACGCTCTCGACGACGCCGGGGTCGACCCGGACGACGTCGAGGCACTCTTCTACGGCAATTTCATGGGCGAACTGGCAGAACACCAGGGCCATCAGGGGCCGTTGATGGCCGAGGCCGTCGGGCTACAGGCCCCCGCGACGCGCTACGAGTCCGCCTGTGCGTCGAGCGGGGTCGCCGTCCGCGACGCCGTCCGGACAGTCCGCAACGGGGAGGCCGACGTGGTGCTCGTCGGCGGTGCCGAACGGATGACCAACGTCGGCACGGCCGCCGCGACGGACGCCCTCGCCATCGCCGCGGACGACCTCTACGAGATTCGGGCGGGGATGACCTTCCCCGGTGCGTACGCGCTGATGGCCCGCGCCTACTTCGAGGAGTACGGCGGGACGCGCGAGCAACTCGCCGAAGTCGCGGTCAAGAACCACGAACACGCCCTGCCGAACGAACACGCACAGATTCGACAGGAGATAACCGTCGAGGACGCGCTGGACGCGCCGATAATCGCCGACCCACTCGGTCTCTACGACTCCTGTCCCATCACCGACGGTGCGAGCGCGGCCGTCGTCACGAGTGCCGAGTACGCCGCGGACCACGGCTTGGACGCGGGCGTCGCCGTCACTGGAACGGGACAGGGCGGGGACAATCTCGCACTCCACGACCGGGAGGCCTACTCCCGGTCCCCGGCGACCGAAGACGCTGCCGAGGAGGCGTACGCCGACGCCGGTATCGGCCCGGCCGACGTCGACTTCCTCGAAGTCCACGACTGTTTCACCATCGCGGAGGTACTCGCCCTCGAAGGGCTGGGCATCTACGAGAACGGCGCGGCCATCGACGCCGCCGCGAACGGCGAAACCACCCGCCACGGCGAAACGCCGGTCAACCTCTCGGGCGGTCTGAAGGCCAAAGGTCACCCCGTCGGTGCGACGGGCGTCGCGCAGTTGGTGAGCGTCACGAAACTCCTCGAGGGGCGGCACGACCGCGCCGCCGACGTGGCGGACGCCGAGACGGCGGTGGCACACAACGCCGGCGGTACGGTCGCGAGTGCGACCGTTCACGTGCTGGAGGTGGCAGAATGAGCGAGTCAGTTCCCGACGAGGGGTTCGACGAGTGGCTGGACGCCATCGCGGACGGTGAGGGGTACTTCCTCGAATGCGAACACGGCCACGGGTCGCTCCCGCCACGGCGGGTCTGCCCGCAGTGTGGGTCGCGCGAGATAGCGGAGACGCCGCTCCCCGACTCCGGTGCGGTGTCGACGTTCACAATCATCACCGTGGCGACACCACAGTTCGAGGACGACGCACCCTACGTGACTGCCATCGCGGACTTCGGCCCCGTCTCGATTACCGGACAAGTCCGCGGCGTCGACCACGACGAGGTGGAGACCGGACTGGTCGTCGGTATCGACACCGACCGGACCGTCACGAACCGCGACCGCCTCGTCGTCTTCGAACCCCGGTAACTGCCCCGAACGCACCCCTTCTCGCCGTGAGACGTTCCCGTACCGCGGAGTTGCAATTCCAGCAGAGATAGACCTTCGGTCGTCCAGTTATCTGCGACAGTGGGCCACCTACGTTTCCTCTGAGGGCGTAAATGTTTACACTATACCAAAGACTTAGGTGAAACCGAGACGATTACAGGGTAAATGCCGTCGATAACTGAACACTGCCGAAGCGTCCGGTCGGCGCGGACTGGGGGGCAAGGCGAACCATGACGAAGCGACACGTCGAGGTTCCGGCGGACGCCCGAGACCAGATAGACGAGGCGATAGCGGCCATCGACCGGCGTCTCTCCGGCGAGGAGGACACTGCGATGGTCGTGCAGGAACTGCTCGCCGACCTGTTCGGCGACCGGAAGTTGTTCGAACAGTACCGTGCGGGTGCCTCGCTCTCGCCGATAGCCTCGGTCCGCCTCCAGAGTTACGACCCGAGAAGCGCGCTGACTGAGACCGAACACTGGGCCGAACAGGACCGTTCGGAACTCCGCGAGTCGAAGTGTCTGCTGTACCTCTGGCGCGGGTTCGACCAGTCACCGCTCGCGAACAACTTGGCGTTCGCGTTGCCGTTCCGGCAACTGCTCGCGGACCACCTCTTCGCCGAGGCGGGCGACGGCCTCCGACTGTTCGGCGGTATCAAGATTCAGGCCGGGCACAACATCCGGATGGGGGACAACGTCGTCGTCCACAACGACGTCCTGCTCGACGACCGCGGCGAGTTGGTCCTCGGGGACCGGGTGTCCATCGCAGACCGCTGTCACCTTCACACCCACAACCACGACACGGTGGACCAGACCGACGTGACGAACTACCGGACCGTCGTCGACGACGACGTTCGCCTCGGCTACGACACGATGCTAGACGCCGGGGTACGGGTCGGCGAGAACGCGATGGTGGGTGCGTCCTCGATAGTCCGCGGCGACGTTCCGGCCCACCACATCGCTGTCGGGTCCCCGGCGAAGACTGTCAAAGTGAAGCCGGGTTGGGAACCGGTCGCCGACCATCCCGGCCCACTCCCGGACAACCGGGAGGAGCGGCGACTACCCAGCGAGGTACCGGACGATATCAGGGAGTTCGACGAGTTCGGTCGCGACCTGTCGCCACCGGGAGAGACGACTCGCATCTAGCCGAACCGACCGACTGGTCGGATGGCGGCCGGTCGCCGCGGCGTCACTCCGACGCGGGTTCGTGTTCCTCGCCGACGCTTTCGATTTCGATGGTCGTCGCGCCCACGTCGGCACCGCGGACGACTTGCCGGACGAACTGGTCGGGGTGTTCGACGTGGGGTTGCACGTCGGACTCGTCGAAGACGACGAGTTGCGCGTCCGCGGCGGCCGCGATGTCCTTGCCGTCGTCGAGCGGGCTGACGGTCGCCTGCCGCCCCCACACGAGCGTCACGGGTTCGTCCACGTCCGCCAGCACTTCGCCGAGGTCCACGTCCAAATCGAGGAAGCCGCCGAAGAAGGAGGCGGCCGCGAACCGCGCGCCGGGTTGGTGGGCGGTCTGCCACTGGTACTCGACGAGTTCGTCGGTCACCTTCTCGGGGTCGTAGTAGCCGTGGTCGGCGTTGAAGTAGCGGATGGCGCGCTCGTTCGTGGCGAGGTTGAACAGCGCCTCGCCCAGCAGCGGCGTCCGTACGAGCGAGCGGACGAGTGGCCGCGTCCCGGGAATCCCCTCCGTCGTCGGGCAGACCAGCAGCAACTCCTCGAAATCGACGGACTGGGCCGCGACGGCGGCGTACCCGCCCGCGTGTGAGGAGCCGATGACCGTCGCGTCGTCGGTCAGGTCGGTCGCGAAGTCCTCGACGAACGTAGTGTAGAGCGACCCCGAGTACATGAGTGGCGGGCGGTCCGACCGGCCGAACCCGGGCAGGTCCGGCGCGAGGACGTGGTAGTCCTCGGCGAGTTCGTCGAAGACCCCCCGGAACTCGTGGCTCGACCCGGAGGCGTTGATGCCGTGGAGCAAGAGAAGGTCGGGGTCCTCCGGGTCCCCGGCCTCGGTGTATGCCACGTCGAAGCCCCGCCAGCGGTAGGTTCGAGTCGTCCCGTCCAGCGGCGAGTCGAGGTCTCCTGCCCGTGATTGGAGGATGCGGTTCGCCGCGGCGGTCAGCCCGACAGCACCGAGCGTCCCGGCGATAGCCGTTCGGAGTTTCATACTACGTGGTACGGTCGACAGCCGGTTATATGTTTATCAGACCACGGTGACGGTCACGAGACCGACGGCCGCGGTCACTGCCAGCGACCCCGTGACCAACAACCCGAGTTTTCTGGTCCCCAGCACCCACGCGATACCCGCTTTGACGATGGTGTTCGACGCCGCCGCGATGACGATGCCCGTCGCCGCCACGTCCGTCGTGACCGTCCCGTCCTGAGCGAGACGGCTCAGCGAGAGCGTCATCGCGTCCACGTCTGCCAACCCGGAGACGAACGACGCGACGTAGACGCCGCTGGCACCGTAGCGGATACTCACCTGCTCCGAGGCCAACAAGACGACAGCGAAAATCAGCCCGAAAAACAGCGCGGGGCGCAACCGGAAGGGGTTCTCCAGTTCGATGTCGACCGACTCCCGGGTGTAGAACCAAACGACGGTCACGCCAGAGAGGAGGCCGCCCGTGGCGGTCATCGCCAGCAACGGGAGGGCGACACTGCTCACCAGTGCCGGGTTGACGACGGTGACCTCCAGCAGTGCTCGCGGGAACATCGCCGTCGAGGCGACGACGACGGCGACGCCGGAGACGGGCCAGAGTGTGGGTTCGTCGTTCGTGTGCTGGGCCATCGATGCCGAGGTGGCCGTCGAAGAGACGAACCCACCTAGGACGCCGGTCAGACCGACGCCGCGCTCTGTGCCGAGGTACTGCGAGAGGAGATACGCGAGGAGGCTGATGCCCGAGACGAACACGACCATCAGCCAGACGAATCGGGGGTTCAGTCCGAGCAGGGCCGGGAGACTGCGGTCCGGCAACAGCGGGAGGACGACGAGCGAGACGATGAGGAACTGGAGCGTCGCCCGGAACTCCTCGTGTTCGAGTCGGTCGGCGAAGTCGTGGACCGGTCCCTTCGCGGCGAGGACGGCCGTCGTCAGGACGCCGAGGACGACGGCCATCGTGTAGGCCGTCGCCGAGTGGGTCGTCATCGCGCCGTAGACGAACGTGAGGAGGAGCGCGGCCGTCGTCGTCGTCCCGAGGTCGCCCACGACGACGACCTTTCCGACGTACGCGCTGACGACGACGAGGCCGACGATGGCTCCGACGACCGGCAGCAGCGAGGGGAAGTACGCGCCCGTCAGCGCGCCGAGGAGTGCAAAGAGCGGGAACGTCCGACTCCCGGCGAACACGCCTGCAGAGTCGCTGCGCTCGCGCTCGATGCCGACGAGCACCCCGATGCCGAGCGCGGTGGCCACCTCGACGACCGGACTCGGTTCGAGCGACGTGACCGCGGCGGTTCCCGTCACACGCCGACCGTTCTCCGGGCAGTATTAAGAACGGCAGGGTCTTGCGCGACGTGGGCGGCGTCAGTCGCTCCAGACTGCGCGGATGGCGACGGCGATGGACCCACCGAGCCACAGGAGCAGGCTGACCGCGCCCGGCAACGGCGCGGCGAGGGGCGCGCTTCGGGCGTACGTCTCCCCGACGGCGAGTGCGTACACGAGACTCCGGTAGGCACTGTTCGGGCTGAGTGCCGCCACCGTCGAGAGCGAGTCGGTATCGACGAGGCCGCCGGAGAGCGCCGCCACGATGGTCGCGTCGAACCCGACGACGAAGGCGACGAAGACGACGACGGCGAGTGCGAGTGCCTGTCGTGCCGACCGGGCGACGGCCGAGACGGCGACGGCCACCGCCAGCGACACGACGGCGAACCCGGCTGTCAACCCGACGAACCGGAGGTAGAGTGCGGGCGCGTCGACGGTACCGTGGGCGGCGACCACCGTAATCTCCGCCGGGCCGCCGAGGACGACGGCGAGGGCGGCCAGCAACATCGGGACGACGACGATGGGAACGAACCCGACCAACCGACCGAGGAAGACGCCGCCGACGTAGGCCGGGGCACTCACGGGGTAGGTCCGAATCGTCTCGAGTTCGCCGCTGTCGGCGTCCGAGAGGACCGCCCGGTACCCGAACGCGAACGCGAGCAGGGGGACGAGAGCCTCCGCCGGCGTCAACAGGTCCAGCAGGAGCGGGAGGTAGCCGCCCGTGCCGGCCGTGGCGACGAGGCCGAACAGGACGGCGGCGTACCCGGCACCCAACAGCAGGACGGTCCGGGCCCGGACGACCGTATCGAACTCGCGTTGCGCGACGGCGAGGAGATGGTCGGGTCGGTTCACTCGGCCACCCCCTCGGCGGGTTCGCGGGTCGTGACTTCCCCCGTCTCGCCGCCGACGAGTGCCGCCATCGCCGCTTCGAGGTCGTCCGTGTCCGTGCGGTCGCGCAACTCCGCGGGCGACCCCGTCGCGGCCACGGACCCGCGGTCGAGGACGATTACCACGTCCGCGATGCGGTCGACGGCCCGCAGGTCGTGTGTCGAGACCACCACCGTCCGGCCACCCCCCGCGAGGTCGGTCAGGACGGTCGAGATGTGCCGGGTCATCATCGGGTCGAGACCGCTCGACGGTTCGTCGAGCAACACGAGCGGCGGTTCCCCGACCGTCGCCTGTGCGATGCCGAGCAGACGCGTCATGCCGCCCGAGAGCGCGTTCACGCGGCGGTCGGTCACGCCGCCGAGACCGACCCGGTCCGCGACGGCGTCCGCGTCGGTGTCGGCGGCCACGAGGTCCGCGTAGAACGAGAGCGTCTCACGGACGGTAAACTCTGGTCGGAACGCCGGTGCTTGCGGCAGGTAACCGACCGGTCTGTCCGCCTCCGAGGCGTATTCGACAGTTCCCTCGTAGGAGAGGAGGCCGGCCACGGCCCGGACGAGGGTCGTCTTCCCTGACCCGTTCGGGCCGACGAGGCACGCCACCGTGTCCGTCCCGAGCGTTACCGAGGCCGAATCGACGGCCCGGAGGTCACCGAACGTGACCGTGAGGTCGTCGACGACGAGTGCGTTGTCAGTCATGCTGTGGTGTTGAGTCTGTCGAGCGTCTCGGGGTGGACCGGGTCGACCAGCGGTGCCGTGTCGATGACACCGCTGGCCCGCAACCCCGGAAGTCGGTCCTGCACGGTTCTGAGGAGCGTCACCGCCGGTGAATCACGGAGCGTTACGCCGCCGGGTGTGCCCAGTAGCCCGCCGTCGATGGGTCCTGTCGGCCGGTACGTCGTCGTGAGCGTCTCGCCCCCTGCCGAGCGGCCCGGGAGCGCGCCCCAGTAGTTCCCGCGGCCGTCGGCAGTCCAGATGCGCACCGGACCGCCCCCCGCGCTCACTGCCTGCCGGTTGGCGACGATGTCGTTGCCGACGACGGTCAGCGACGGCAAGAGCGTGTCGGCTCTGACCCCGATGTCGTTGTCGACGACGACGTTTCCGGTCACGAGCGACTGGGGTGCGGCGACCGAGAGGCCGATTTCGTTGTCGCTGACGACGTTGTCGGCGACGAACGACGCCGTCCCGGCCACGGTGATTGCCGCACGGGAGTCGGTCACTTCGTTGCCGACGAGCGCGTTCCGGCGCGGCCGCGTCATCACGATGATACCCCCGTAGGTGTCGCGTGCCGTGTTGTTCACCACCAGTGCCCGGGAGGTGTACATCTCGTGGACGCCGTATCTGAGGCCCTCCATCCGAGAGTTCCGGACGACGACGCCGTGTGCGCGGTGCGTGTACACGCCGTCGCGGCCCCCTTCGAACGTGACGTTCTGGACGACGACGGGGTCGAACATCGCCAGTACGCCCATGAATCCGTCCGGCCACTCGTCCGGACCCGTGACGTTCGAGTCTCGCACCACGAGGCCGTCGCTGGCACGAGCGAGGATGCCGTTGGCGTCCGTCTCGATGGTCAATCCTGTCGCCAGCGACTGGTTCGCGTCCTCGAAGCGGACGGCAGCGTCGCCCTGTCCGTAGGCCACCCTGATGCGTTGGTCCCACTCCTCGTCAGAGAGGTTCGCCAAGGACCGGGACCCGTTCGGGCCGACGCCGGTGACTCGCAAGTCGGTCACGGCCGACCGGGGGGCCGAAACGTCGATGACCGTCCCCGTCCCGTCACCGGCGACGTGACTGTCCGAGCCTGCACCTGCGAGCGTGAGCGGCTTGTCGACGGTCACGTTCCCGTCGTAGGTGCCCGGCGGGAGGCGAACGGTGGTGTTGGGGGGTGCGCGGTCTATCGCCGCTGCGAGCGTCGGTACGTCACGCCCCACGACAACCGACACCGGTCGCTCCGTCAGCGGGGCTGTCGCCGTCACCTGTCGGTCGGCCCACTCCGTTCGGTTCGAGACGTGTCGCGCCATGTCTGCGGTCGGTGACTCGTCGCGCTGACTCCGCGCGAGGACGCCCTGCCAATCGACCACGTCACCGCCGTAGCCCTCGGCGAAGCGCTCCGCGTCGTCCCGGTCGCTGAACGGGACGACGGCCGGTCCGGCGGGGGTGCGCGCGCGGCTATCGACCACGAACACCGCGGTCCGTGCCGGTATCCAGCCGCCACCGCCCCTGTACCCCTCGACGAGGTAGCCGCCGTCCGACAGTCGGAGTTCGGTGCCGCTGTAGTCGGTGACGAGCACTTCGAGCGGTGGCCCGAACTGGCGTTCGGTGTACGGGGCCGTGAGGTGGCTTGCGGCACTCTCGACGCCGTAGTAGCCGATGACGTACTGGTACTGTGAGAAGAACACCTCGGCTCGTGGGATGCTGTACCCGTCCTCTTCTGCCTCGTTCACGTCGGCACTGGTCATTCCCAGCGTGAGCGTCTCGCCGAACGGGGCCGGGTCCGGGTCGCTGGCGTCGAAGGGGTCGACGAGGAACCCCATCCCGGTGACCGAGACGAGGAGGACGACACCGACGAGCGCGTATGTGACTCGCATGCTCGCCGTCAGTTCCGCCCCAGTCGGCCGATGACTTGCGGCGTCACCTCGTCGAGCGTCAGCAACTCGCCCCCGTACTCGTCGGCGAACGACTCGGCGTCCCCGCCGTCGGTGAACGCGATGAGGTCCCGCCCCATCGCGCCCTTGACCTCCGACCCGACGACGAAGGTGACTGCACTCGCCTCCACGAAGGCGTCCGCTTCGGGGTGGGTCGAAATCAGCAGGTCGCCGCCCTCGTCGGCGATGTCGTAGTCGACGGCGGAGTAGTCGGTCACGTACATCACGGCGCGTTCCCACCCCCGGTCCGAACGCTCGAAGTCGTACTGGAACGCTTCCCACGTGCTGTCGAACCGCGCTGGGTTCTCGTGCCCGGAGGGTTCCCTGCCGGGGTAGAATATCTCCGTCGACGGGCCGGGATGGTTCGGAATAATCATCCCACAGACTTCACAGGCGTCGTCCGTCGTCAGCGTCACCGCCGACGGGACTTCCTCGGTATCACCGTCCGTGCCGAGGTTCGAACACCCGGCGAGTGACACGGCTCCCGCCGCCGCGACGCCTTCGAGGACGCGCCGCCGTCCCAGGTGATAGTTACAGTCAGTCTGCTCGCCCGCTCGTCCGCCAGTCTTGTGTTTGTCGCACATATGTAGTGTCTCGGAATCGCGTCTGTCTCGAATTGTTGCGGCCGGTTCCGTCGCCGACCTCCACTGTGCTCTTGTGTTCGTTGTACAATATGAGTCGGTATAAGGACACGTCGCGCTCCCAGAGACTGGGAACTCGCGTCAGTGCCGCTGTGACTCCACGCAGTCGACGATGGGGCCGACGATTTCGTCCGCGACGGCGTAGGGGTCGGTCTCGCGGTCGGCGACCCGGTCGACGAACTGCTCCATCCCGCCACGCGCCTCGATTTCGTCGGCCAGCAGGGCGGCGGTGTCCTCCCGGATGAGTGCCCGTATCTCGCTGGCGTAGCGGTCCCGCTCTTTCTCGACCAGTTGCCCGGAGGCTTCGAGGAACGTGCGGTGGTCCGCGAAGGCCGCGAGTAAGTCTTCGAGTCCGTCGCCGGTTTTCGCCACCGTTTCGACGATTGGTGGGTCCCACACGGTTTCGTCGTCGGCGTCGCCCGTCCCGGAGCCGCCCCCGGTGTCCGTCTCGACCGTGCCGTGGTGCCCCGTCGCTACCGCGAGGTCGTTCCGGCGCATCTCAAGCATCTCGCGGAGTTCCTGAACTGTGCGGTCGGCCCCGTCTAAGTCCGCCTTGTTGACCACGAACAGGTCCGCGATTTCGAGGATGCCCGCCTTCAGCATCTGCACGTCGTCGCCGCTGGCCGGCGGGACGAGGACGGCGACGGTGTCCGCCGTCTTCACGATGTCCACCTCGTTTTGCCCCGCACCGACCGTCTCGATGAGAATCTTGTCCTTGCCGAAGGCGTCGAGAGCCTTCACGGCGTCCGTCGTCGCCGTCGAGAGACCGCCCAGTGTTCCGCGGGCTGACATCGACCGGAAGAACACGTCCATGTCGCCGACGTTCGAGGCCATACGGATGCGGTCGCCCAACACCGCCCCGCCGGTGAACGGCGAGGACGGGTCGATGGCGATGACGCCGACGGTCTGTCCCTGGTTGCGGTAGGCCTCTGCCAGTTTGTCCACCAGCGTGGACTTGCCCGCCCCGGGGCTACCGGTGATGCCGATGACATCAGCGTGGCCGGTGTGTTCGTGGAGTGCCGAGACGAGGTCCCGGTAGCCCGGCGACCGGTCCTCTATCTTCGTGATAGTGCGGGCCAGCGCGCGGTGTTTCCCCGCGAGCAGGTCTTCGATGAGTTGTTCGGTCACGCTCGACCACCGCCCTGCGGCGGGCGACTCGCCACCGCCATCATCGCTCGTGGACGTTCTCGCGGACGAACTCGATTATCTCGTCCATCGACGCACCGGGACCGAAGACGCGGGCGACGCCCTGGTCGAGCAGCTCATCACGGTCCTCTTCGGGGATGATGCCGCCGACGAGAACGA
This genomic window contains:
- a CDS encoding ABC transporter ATP-binding protein, with translation MTDNALVVDDLTVTFGDLRAVDSASVTLGTDTVACLVGPNGSGKTTLVRAVAGLLSYEGTVEYASEADRPVGYLPQAPAFRPEFTVRETLSFYADLVAADTDADAVADRVGLGGVTDRRVNALSGGMTRLLGIAQATVGEPPLVLLDEPSSGLDPMMTRHISTVLTDLAGGGRTVVVSTHDLRAVDRIADVVIVLDRGSVAATGSPAELRDRTDTDDLEAAMAALVGGETGEVTTREPAEGVAE
- a CDS encoding acyltransferase, producing the protein MTKRHVEVPADARDQIDEAIAAIDRRLSGEEDTAMVVQELLADLFGDRKLFEQYRAGASLSPIASVRLQSYDPRSALTETEHWAEQDRSELRESKCLLYLWRGFDQSPLANNLAFALPFRQLLADHLFAEAGDGLRLFGGIKIQAGHNIRMGDNVVVHNDVLLDDRGELVLGDRVSIADRCHLHTHNHDTVDQTDVTNYRTVVDDDVRLGYDTMLDAGVRVGENAMVGASSIVRGDVPAHHIAVGSPAKTVKVKPGWEPVADHPGPLPDNREERRLPSEVPDDIREFDEFGRDLSPPGETTRI
- a CDS encoding alpha/beta fold hydrolase produces the protein MKLRTAIAGTLGAVGLTAAANRILQSRAGDLDSPLDGTTRTYRWRGFDVAYTEAGDPEDPDLLLLHGINASGSSHEFRGVFDELAEDYHVLAPDLPGFGRSDRPPLMYSGSLYTTFVEDFATDLTDDATVIGSSHAGGYAAVAAQSVDFEELLLVCPTTEGIPGTRPLVRSLVRTPLLGEALFNLATNERAIRYFNADHGYYDPEKVTDELVEYQWQTAHQPGARFAAASFFGGFLDLDVDLGEVLADVDEPVTLVWGRQATVSPLDDGKDIAAAADAQLVVFDESDVQPHVEHPDQFVRQVVRGADVGATTIEIESVGEEHEPASE
- a CDS encoding Zn-ribbon domain-containing OB-fold protein, producing the protein MSESVPDEGFDEWLDAIADGEGYFLECEHGHGSLPPRRVCPQCGSREIAETPLPDSGAVSTFTIITVATPQFEDDAPYVTAIADFGPVSITGQVRGVDHDEVETGLVVGIDTDRTVTNRDRLVVFEPR
- a CDS encoding thiolase C-terminal domain-containing protein; its protein translation is MSNPRVAGVGLTHFGKHPERTGRDMFAEAGLDALDDAGVDPDDVEALFYGNFMGELAEHQGHQGPLMAEAVGLQAPATRYESACASSGVAVRDAVRTVRNGEADVVLVGGAERMTNVGTAAATDALAIAADDLYEIRAGMTFPGAYALMARAYFEEYGGTREQLAEVAVKNHEHALPNEHAQIRQEITVEDALDAPIIADPLGLYDSCPITDGASAAVVTSAEYAADHGLDAGVAVTGTGQGGDNLALHDREAYSRSPATEDAAEEAYADAGIGPADVDFLEVHDCFTIAEVLALEGLGIYENGAAIDAAANGETTRHGETPVNLSGGLKAKGHPVGATGVAQLVSVTKLLEGRHDRAADVADAETAVAHNAGGTVASATVHVLEVAE
- a CDS encoding ABC transporter permease subunit yields the protein MNRPDHLLAVAQREFDTVVRARTVLLLGAGYAAVLFGLVATAGTGGYLPLLLDLLTPAEALVPLLAFAFGYRAVLSDADSGELETIRTYPVSAPAYVGGVFLGRLVGFVPIVVVPMLLAALAVVLGGPAEITVVAAHGTVDAPALYLRFVGLTAGFAVVSLAVAVAVSAVARSARQALALAVVVFVAFVVGFDATIVAALSGGLVDTDSLSTVAALSPNSAYRSLVYALAVGETYARSAPLAAPLPGAVSLLLWLGGSIAVAIRAVWSD
- a CDS encoding nitrous oxide reductase accessory protein NosL, which encodes MCDKHKTGGRAGEQTDCNYHLGRRRVLEGVAAAGAVSLAGCSNLGTDGDTEEVPSAVTLTTDDACEVCGMIIPNHPGPSTEIFYPGREPSGHENPARFDSTWEAFQYDFERSDRGWERAVMYVTDYSAVDYDIADEGGDLLISTHPEADAFVEASAVTFVVGSEVKGAMGRDLIAFTDGGDAESFADEYGGELLTLDEVTPQVIGRLGRN
- a CDS encoding NosD domain-containing protein; protein product: MRVTYALVGVVLLVSVTGMGFLVDPFDASDPDPAPFGETLTLGMTSADVNEAEEDGYSIPRAEVFFSQYQYVIGYYGVESAASHLTAPYTERQFGPPLEVLVTDYSGTELRLSDGGYLVEGYRGGGGWIPARTAVFVVDSRARTPAGPAVVPFSDRDDAERFAEGYGGDVVDWQGVLARSQRDESPTADMARHVSNRTEWADRQVTATAPLTERPVSVVVGRDVPTLAAAIDRAPPNTTVRLPPGTYDGNVTVDKPLTLAGAGSDSHVAGDGTGTVIDVSAPRSAVTDLRVTGVGPNGSRSLANLSDEEWDQRIRVAYGQGDAAVRFEDANQSLATGLTIETDANGILARASDGLVVRDSNVTGPDEWPDGFMGVLAMFDPVVVQNVTFEGGRDGVYTHRAHGVVVRNSRMEGLRYGVHEMYTSRALVVNNTARDTYGGIIVMTRPRRNALVGNEVTDSRAAITVAGTASFVADNVVSDNEIGLSVAAPQSLVTGNVVVDNDIGVRADTLLPSLTVVGNDIVANRQAVSAGGGPVRIWTADGRGNYWGALPGRSAGGETLTTTYRPTGPIDGGLLGTPGGVTLRDSPAVTLLRTVQDRLPGLRASGVIDTAPLVDPVHPETLDRLNTTA
- the meaB gene encoding methylmalonyl Co-A mutase-associated GTPase MeaB; the protein is MTEQLIEDLLAGKHRALARTITKIEDRSPGYRDLVSALHEHTGHADVIGITGSPGAGKSTLVDKLAEAYRNQGQTVGVIAIDPSSPFTGGAVLGDRIRMASNVGDMDVFFRSMSARGTLGGLSTATTDAVKALDAFGKDKILIETVGAGQNEVDIVKTADTVAVLVPPASGDDVQMLKAGILEIADLFVVNKADLDGADRTVQELREMLEMRRNDLAVATGHHGTVETDTGGGSGTGDADDETVWDPPIVETVAKTGDGLEDLLAAFADHRTFLEASGQLVEKERDRYASEIRALIREDTAALLADEIEARGGMEQFVDRVADRETDPYAVADEIVGPIVDCVESQRH
- a CDS encoding MgtC/SapB family protein — translated: MTGTAAVTSLEPSPVVEVATALGIGVLVGIERERSDSAGVFAGSRTFPLFALLGALTGAYFPSLLPVVGAIVGLVVVSAYVGKVVVVGDLGTTTTAALLLTFVYGAMTTHSATAYTMAVVLGVLTTAVLAAKGPVHDFADRLEHEEFRATLQFLIVSLVVLPLLPDRSLPALLGLNPRFVWLMVVFVSGISLLAYLLSQYLGTERGVGLTGVLGGFVSSTATSASMAQHTNDEPTLWPVSGVAVVVASTAMFPRALLEVTVVNPALVSSVALPLLAMTATGGLLSGVTVVWFYTRESVDIELENPFRLRPALFFGLIFAVVLLASEQVSIRYGASGVYVASFVSGLADVDAMTLSLSRLAQDGTVTTDVAATGIVIAAASNTIVKAGIAWVLGTRKLGLLVTGSLAVTAAVGLVTVTVV